One window of Pelobates fuscus isolate aPelFus1 chromosome 9, aPelFus1.pri, whole genome shotgun sequence genomic DNA carries:
- the LOC134573679 gene encoding C-type lectin domain family 10 member A-like, with translation MWKSHLNQKMADRERKKRSWMVQWDREADNNATTLPLGTVRSDNDNRREMDIYAQLEFMKLAALVRCNSENKRPDSNDDPSRTFICLNIGKGLKLTHQRLLVGSLTLNILLLTVCVSLLLLYLKVDVKVSRDLEEELRMNQSYLSEFLQEEKELSNVLHTNLSSLWQEHTFLRENTLSLLLYNQTQHLQAIENLEQGLKVINENFSLLEEQYTYLKENHLLVPRKSILLENCKQGDLKIASMVCPYCSPGWQLFNMSCYLLSSSALSWQESMQWCRRKGAHLAVINNAEKQYFMLGLVKKTSWIGLSDRDLEGDWRWVDGTPYDKTTTFWSLKQPNNAGNEDCVTLSPGTGWNDDKCFKAYNIVCEHNAYQLSLNGDMLSN, from the exons ATGTGGAAAAGTCATTTGAATCAGAAGATGGCAGAcagagagaggaagaaaagatCATGGATGGTGCAGTGGGATAGGGAGGCAGATAATAATGCCACAACTTTGCCGCTGGGCACAGTCAGGTCAGACAATGACAATAGACGGGAAATGGATATTTATGCGCAGCTTGAGTTTATGAAGTTGGCAGCCCTGGTACGATGCAACTCTGAGAATAAGCGACCAGATTCTAATGACGATCCTAGCAGGACATT CATTTGCCTGAACATTGGGAAAGGACTAAAATTGACCCATCAACGCCTGTTGGTTGGAAGCCTAACTTTAAATATCCTGTTACTGACTGTCTGCGTCTCTTTGCTGTTACTTT ATCTAAAGGTCGATGTCAAGGTTAGCAGAGACCTAGAGGAGGAGCTGCGCATGAACCAGAGTTACTTGTCGGAGTTCCTACAGGAGGAGAAGGAGCTCAGCAACGTTTTGCACACAAACCTATCCTCATTATGGCAGGAACACACTTTTCTGAGGGAAAACACTCTGTCCTTGCTGCTGTACAACCAGACACAACACCTGCAGGCGATTGAAAATCTGGAACAGGGATTAAAGGTCATAAACGAGAACTTTAGTCTACTGGAGGAACAGTATACGTACCTGAAAGAGAATCACCTCCTTGTGCCTCGCAAGAGCATCCTTCTAGAGAACTGCAAGCAAGGGGATCTAAAGATTGCCA GTATGGTGTGTCCCTACTGCTCCCCTGGATGGCAGCTCTTCAATATGTCCTGTTATTTGCTGTCTTCGTCTGCTCTCAGTTGGCAGGAGAGCATGCAATGGTGTCGCAGGAAAGGAGCCCATCTGGCTGTGATCAACAATGCTGAGAAGCAG TATTTCATGCTGGGGTTAGTGAAGAAGACCTCCTGGATTGGACTATCAGATCGTGATTTGGAAGGAGATTGGCGCTGGGTGGATGGAACCCCTTATGATAAAACTACCAC ATTCTGGAGTTTGAAGCAGCCAAACAATGCCGGGAACGAAGATTGCGTTACTCTGTCTCCTGGCACAGGGTGGAATGATGACAAATGTTTCAAAGCATATAATATAGTATGTGAGCATAATGCCTATCAGCTCAGTCTCAATGGGGACATGCTCAGTAACTAA